The genomic region tattgctgctgctgcagagcaagtatggaACTTACCACTGCCAATACATACTACATGCTGCTGTAAgtaagtaagacatgctgctgctgtacaatatagcacacagtacatgaattacccatagcagatttatacaggtggagctggggaaggtggagggtttctgaaagtgtGCTACAAACTGCTAAAGCAAACAATAGGCAAGAATTTCAATgttgagcagcaagctcattggctaccaATACAGGGGGATCCAATCAGCTGTGGCCTttagaaaataatgtaattggAACCAGATTGGGTTAAGgacttaaggcaggaacacaccaagccgatggtCGGCTGTCAGGCAGTTTTTgtagtttttgtcagtttttgtcggctaagttttctcagtgtgttctgcatCATCgactgaagttggtcctcgtcgttTTTTTTCCGGCCGAtttgacatgttgaatcggcgtcgggGCTCATTGGTCCGtcaggccatctgatcattctgattggctgttcatctactgccacctgctggtacggaaagcaAGTGCAGAaaggacgtgctacttggcgtcggctgtcgagcgttgatttggtgtgtcagggcaactttggacccagatgcTGCCGaagtgagccaaccccgcagtctgctttcgtcgccactagttcatcggcttggtgtgttcctgcctttatgagcctgcgccatctagagtttcatgacagaactttgtatttactAACTATAGCAatgcttgagggtgagtaattgatgacagaatttacattatttggtgaactgtctctttaaagggttagttcacccagaaatgaaaattctgtcatttattacttaccctcatgtcgttccacacctgtaagaccttcattcatcttcagaacacaaattaagatattttagttgaaatccgatagctctgtgaggcctccatagggagcaatgtacacttcctctctcaagatccataaaggtactaaaaggtacatatttaaatcagttcatgtgagtacagtggttcaatattaatattataaagcgacgagaatatttttggagcgccaaaaaaaataaataacgacttatttagtgatgaccgatttcaaaacactgcttcaggaagcatcggagcataagtgtaagtgtatcgaatctgctgttcggagcgtcaaagtcacgtgatttcagccgttggcagtttgacacgcgatctgaatcatgattcgaaacactgattcatttgtgctccgatgcttcataaagcagtgttttgaaatcggccatcactaaataagtcgttattgtgttttttggcgctccaaaaatattctcatcgctttataatattaatattgaaccactgaactcacatgaactgatttaaatatgtttttagcacgtttatggatcttgagagaggaagtgtccattgctccctatggaggcctcacggagccatcggatttcaactaaaatatcttaatttgtgttccgaagagggtaagtaataaatgacagaatttgggtgaactaaccctttaagcattgTGCCCCCTATTGGGGCGCGGCACCCATGTTGAGAACTACTGAACCATAGGCTTTTACTTCAATAATGAAGTCACATTGTAAACCTAATTcctttaagtatattttatcACCTCCTGCAATCTCCGTCTCCTTGATAAAGTAGATCAGGCAGTTGTTTTTTCTTCCACTTAAGAAGGAGGACGTGAGACTTACTCTAATCCACTTTCAAAAGAGCTTTTCCCAGAGAAATGTCAGCAAGCACTCACAAACAAGAAGACAAGTAATTGACTAAAGTTCCTATTCTTGATGTCCATGGTGCACGGCTGACATGACCAAGCAAGAATTGGCTGCGAAATGAGAAAGTAATCAGGCCATATATATTAGGCTACATAAAAAGCAGTATCGGAATATGCATTGAAGTGCACAGCATTGAATAATATAAGTCACATAATACAAGAGCACATGGAGTGCAACAGCATTCGGAATGGCATTAAAACTCATTACATTGTAAgtaattaattcatattaaaataataaatgaacttCATTTCTAGGGAAAGCTGTGTGATGTAAAAATGAAGGCCATTCTGCAAATGGAATTGACCATGTGACCACAAGATAGATTACTTGCTTCAAATCGATTGAGGCACAAGATGTGCTTTGGAACATTCCCAAAATCATCCTggataaaataatgtaatttgtaTTGGGGGGAAAGTATTGacttaaaaattcaaaatagaTGCAATTTAACTGATCTCATACGTTTTGGGCCCTATTGTAAAAACACATAATTCTTTTAAAATCTATTGAGCTCTTCTATGCAGGAATTGGGCTGCTCGGGATTTCTAAGGATTAGctaatgaacaataataatcattattaaatatttatgctTACGTTCCATGGAGCTGATTGCGATCGGACGTCTCTTCACCTCATGCATATTAATTAGGTTATCGTGACGTTTCTTGCGACCTTCCAATGCCAAGCGACTGCCTCCTGAATATTAACGACCACACCATTTCCATAGTAGGATTCGTAAGTTCGCTTTTGGGAGCGATAATACCGTAGTCGGTGTGTTTGGTCCGTTTGGTTTGTTTGTCCCGCAATAATGTCCTCAAGAAAATTCTTCGTCGGGGGAAACTGGAAAATGAACGGCGATAAAGAGACTCTGGGCGAGCTCATAATGACCTTGAACACGGCCAGTCTCAACGATGAAACAGGTCCATGGCGttcatttgatgttttgttgtttACCCGAGAGCATATTAAGCAGAAAgtatttaagtttttcattttaGCCGATTAGTTAGATGTATTTTGATATAATCGATCATAGAGATGTTTAGAAGCGTCAGAGACGCTGACGTCACGTGACACTTTAAATGGATGGAGGCTTGTGTGGACATATTGGACTGTTTTTAAATCGAAATAACTTGTTTATAAACTAGTTTATATTGATATTGAGTTGATTCTTCTTATATTATTGCATGTCATCACAGTcatgtgttatttttaataagaaACGCAGACAATTGTGCAGTATAAAGCATCATCAATAATTTACAATTAGGACTATATTTGTCCTATCCCATATTTGTCCCATATGCATTGCCAAATGATTTATTCCCATTCTATCTGGGAAAAGTTATCTAATAAAGTCAGaggtagtaaaaaaaaaataaaaataataatataagacATGTTTCACACAAAAActgtttagaacaacatgagggtgagtaaatgatgataaattgataaattagaatttttggggggtgaaatatccctttaaaagtaGTCATGCTGGCTTTCATGATCATATATCATCATAACAGTGGTTTTGTCTTCATTGCTTAGAGGTGGTGTGTGGAGCACCGTCCATCTATCTTGATTATGTGCGGTCTAAGCTGGACCAGAGGATCGGTGTGGCCGCCCAGAACTGCTATAAGGTACCCAAAGGAGCCTTCACCGGGGAGATCAGGTAAACATGCTCATTGGTGTCTTTTATAGTTGTTATGAACATCCATTTATCACTGTCAAACGCTAAAACCATATTTCTCGCTCTCTCCTTTTCTTCTCTGCTCTAGTCCAGCGATGATTAAAGACTGCGGCATCGACTGGGTGATTTTGGGCCATTCTGAGAGGCGTCATGTGTTTGGCGAGTGTGATGAGGTTGAGAaggaattttatttaaaaatatgtcttTTATGTCTTTGCTTTTCTGTGTGATGAAATTCAAGCATCATGTTGATGCATATTCATGCTATTCAGCTTGTttcactctgattggctgtgatgtCCTTTGCAGCTGATTGGACAGAAAGTGGCCCACTGCCTAGAAAACGATTTGGGTGTGATCGCCTGCATTGGGGAGAAGCTAGAAGAGAGAGAAGCTGGAACCACTGACGACGTGGTGTTTGAACAGACTAAAGTCATTGCAGgtcatttaaaataacaaattcATGTAATTTTAACATTGTGGATTGTCAGAAGATATGATGAGCTGTCTTTTTaggaatatttattttgttggttaaagggatagttcacccaaaaataacaattctgTCCTCGTTTACACCCCAAACcttttgctgaacacaaaagaagatatattgaagaatgtcggtaaccaaacaaTTGATTGGCCCTATTGACTTCAACAGTATGGAAAAAATACTAAGGAaatcaatggggcccatcaactgtttggttacagacattcttcaatatatatatatatatatatatatatatatatatgtgtatatatatatatatatatatatatatatatatatatatatatatatatatatatatatatatatatatatatatatatatatatatatatatatatatatatatatatatatatatatatatatatatatatatatatatatatatatatatatatatatatatatatatatatatatatatatataatatatatatatatatataatatatatatatatatgtgtatatatatatatataatatatatatatatatgtgtatatatatatatatattatatatattatatatatatatatatatatatatatatatatatatatatatatatatatatatatatatatatatatatatatatatatatatatatatatatatatatatatatatatatatatatatatatatatatatatatatatatatatatatatatatatatatatatatatatatatatatatatatatatatatatatatatatatatatatatatgtgtatatatatatgtgtatatatatatgtgtatatatatatgtgtatatatatatgtgtatatatatatgtgtatatatatatatatatgtgtatatatatatatatatatatatatgtgtatatatatatatatatataatgtatatatatgtatatatatgtatatatatatgtatatatatgtatatatatatgtatatatgtatatatgtatatatgtatatatgtatatatgtatatatatatatatatatatgtgtatatatatatacacatatatatatatatatatatatatatatgtatatatatatatatatatatatatatatatatatatatatatatatatatatatatatatatatatatatatatatatatatatatatatatatatatatatatatatatatatatatatatatatatatatatatatatatatatatatattatatatatatatatatattatatatatatatacatatatacacatatatatatatatatatatatatatatatatatgtgtatatatatatttttggtttAACTATCCGTTTAATATGAAATGATCAATTATTAGGGTTGTTGTGCAGAACATGGGTCTTTCAAACAGTTAATTTTTTATGTTCTAGGACCCtattaatgaatatatacatttaaccAATAAAACACTAAATGCCATGATGAATTTCTATATTTTATAGACAATGTGAAGGACTGGGCTCGTGTGGTTTTAGCATATGAACCAGTGTGGGCGATTGGCACTGGAAAAACTGCCACTCCTGATCAGGTAAATCTGTATTCACATAATCCATCAGTCATGATGTCATCATATTGTGTTTCACCTCCATGATTGATagctttcattttgtatttatgAAATACACATGCACTAAAACAGGAGTAATAAAAtgcttaaagagttagttcacccaaaaatgaaaataatgtcattaattactcaccctcatgttgttcaacacccgtaagaccttcgttaatcttcagaacacaaattaagatatttttgttgaaatccggtggatccgtgaggcctccatagggagcaatgacatttcctctctcaagatccataaaggtactaaaaacatatttaaatcagttcacgtgagtacagtggctcaatattcatattataaagcgacgagaatatttttggtgcgccaaaaaaacaaaataatgacttatttagtgatggccgatttcaaaacactgcttcaggaagcttcggagtgttacCGTGCGCTCACACCGGTAGGGTCAAAGCAGAGCCAAAGTAAAAGACAAGTCGCATCAACCAATCGGAAGCCTCTCAAGTGAGGACCTATACATTCTAattggttgccgccgaaccgCATCATAGCTCGttaccataaagttaacctgatttcaactctcctcgaTGCTCTCACCATTGAAGACGTGCTGCGCCACTCTCGCCGGAGCTCGCCGCCAGCTCTCATTGAAAATTAATGACTAGcgtcactttgacgctctcgccgccggcggtgtgaacacacagttatgaatcttttgtgtcaaatcatgattcggatcgtgtgtcaaaccgccaaactgctgaaatcacgtgactttggcgctcgaaccgctgattcgatacactgattcattatgctctgaagcttcctgaagcagtgttttgaagtcagccatcactatataagtcgttattttgttgtttttggtgcaccaaaaatattctcatcggtgtttgagggcgggtcaaAGTAGTCGTTGTTCACAGgtagccaatgaagaccatatagacgggcattatgcaaatgtgttacatacatatttttggAGACAAACTCCATTTATCATGCACTTTGATGTTTGCAgtccttttacattcacaaacagctatattacacactacatgaaagctAATATCCGAAAAGTTATTCAGTTCGTGATCATGTTTTTTAATTGGTGTACAAGAACCAAATGATTTCAGTCTTTAGAGTCTTGTATGTGCTCTCATGCGTGTGCTGCAGGCTCAGGAGGTGCATGAGAAGCTGAGAGGATGGCTGAGAGCGAACGTGTCAGATGCAGTAGCCGACTCTGTGCGCATCATCTACGGAGGTGAGTCTGCAGTGTTTAGAACATCCCGTCTGTTCAAATCTGAGTGACCTTTAAGAAATACTTCACCCAACattgaatattctgtcattttaCTCAGCTCATGCCACATCACTATGACCTTATTTCTTCTGTGTAAGACAAAAGAAGTTTAACAGAACATCCATGCTGTCCATTGATGATGCAATTTGATAAAGACAAAATGAGATTGCACAAAATTGCTTGTACATTTACGGTTATGcgtttggcagatgcttttaatTAAGACTGCGGGTATACATtatatcagttcatgcattacctgggaatcaaacccgtGACCCTGTTTGGGTGACAGGAATTGCTcttattttacataatatttacttgaaaatcatttgaaatattttgaaaCAGAATTATTCTTTCTATATTTTGAAGTAGGTGGAAGGAACATGAGCATatattaaaaatttatttttgaagaTGCATTGCGCCAGATTTGACATGAATTCTGCTGGACATCTTaagttgtcctttttcacaagTCACTTTGGAATGGATGAAAGCTTCTGCATGCATAaatgttaaaggggtcatgaactgcattatttaaatattttataatgtttcctggggtgcacttataaggTTAGTgtgctttttacatcaaaaatggtcgtagtttagaaataaaaggcatttttagCCCTGATTTTATTCCTCttatttgaacgctctgttttaaggggcgtgtctgctgtgagacttcagtggaAACTCCCAAACTGACTTGCATCTTTGGATATGAAATAAAGTATTACTATCTCAAAAcctttagcatgtttttactattacaactcttcattcatcttcagaacacaaattaagatattttagttgaaatctgatggctccgtgaggcctccatagggagcaatgacatttcctctctcaagatccataaaggtactaaaaacatatttaaatcggttcatgtgagtacagtggttcaatattaatattataaaacaacgagaatatttttggagcgccaaaaaaacaaaacgacttatttagtgatggccgatttcaaaacactgcttcaggaagcatcagagcataatgaatcagtgtatcgaatcatgattcagatcgcgtgtcaaactgccaacggctgaaatcacgtgactctggTGCTcggaacagcagattcgatacactgattcattatgatccgctgcttcctgaagcagtgttttgaaatcggccatcactttataagtcattatttagtttttttggcacaccaaaaaaatttttttgacagaatttccatttttgggtgaactaaccctttaaccatgCTAAGTGCTGAAGAAAttgtagaatttttttttattttttttttatgaacctGTAATGTATAATTTAATGATCACTCATCTGTattgtatttaaattataatatatttaatagaaAAATGAATTGATTTGTTACACTTGGATTTTTTTCATGTTCTCTCATTTCACAGGCTCTGTCACTGGGGGAAACTGCAAAGAGCTTGCGGCTCAGGCTGACGTTGATGGCTTCCTGGTTGGAGGTGCTTCCCTTAAGCCAGAGTTTGTTGACATCATAAATGCCCGCTCATAGAGATGCTCAACCATTTTGAGGGTCCAGACTGCTGCACTGCCCAATCAGTATATACCAGCTTCTTGTTGTCACTCCAGCAGGTCTGAAAGCGTATTTGTGGTTGCATTGCTTTAACTCACCTGCTTGTTAAATGGTTGAGTTGGGTTATTGGACTGGAATAGTAATATTAACTCCCTTCCTACTAAAAATGTGAGCACATTAGTTTCTTATTTGCTGCTGCGCTTGAGTAAACTTCTGTGTGTTGTCTAAGCAGAGCACACTATTTGAAGTATAACACACTGATTAACTTACAAGACCAGTAGTGACTTTAAAAGCACTTTATCCTCTGTAGAAATGACTACCTCggtagaaaataaaaaaaatacttgtcTCATCTTCTCATGGTGTTTTCACTTGGACTAAAGATTGTTTTTCTGCTTTTATCACCACATACTGAAACTAAAGActgcatgtttgtttgttttttgcatcaTTTCCATGTTTGTACATTTAAgttgatcaatttaacacatccttgttgaataaaagtattaatttctttcaacaaaaaacgtactgaccccaaacttttaaacagtagtgtcattttttttttttatataactaAGCTGaaataacttttcaaatatAGGCGACAAGAAGTGCAATTTTTAAGACCCATTACAACATccacattttatgttttaatgtttCATAATTGTACATCTAAATGGTGAAAAGCCATTTAAACATCCTCTGCTTTTAAAGAAGAGAAGAAAACACACTTAGAGACTCGAGGGTGACGAAAGTAATGACagctttaatatttcacaacattattCTTTGACAGGCTTGtcagttatatttttttatctctCCAGCTTGCTTTCTTTTCCTTCTTTCACCACAATGATCCcacaaaaaaactgaaaagaCAAGTCATTAAGGAGAAAAAAGATTTCATGTACGGGGGAACAAGCCAAGCCATACCACAAGAAGGGAAAGGGGTGGAGGATACAGATGAAACAACGAGAAAGGAagaaacacagactgcaagtCCAAGGTGGCAGAGAATAAGGAGTCGTGTGGTTGGGGGTGAGACTTTGCTACACAAatatgagtgagtgaatgtgtcTGTCTCTATTCGTGTAAGCGTGTCTGTCGGTCGAGTTCTTGAATCAGATCTGTCATTGTGATTGTTATGTCTCTCTTTAGTTCACTGCTGGATTGAGATCGATCATCTTGAAGgagaagtgtgtaatttctacTGCTCTCTCCGCCCCGTCTCTTATGATTTTGACAAAGGTAGCAACACACGCCATTGGCTGAGCCAGAAATCAGTGTTCCACAGACCAACAGTATTTACAATCTTCAAGAAAATCTACCTATGAATGGCTCACTTACTATCCACATttaaggttagttcacccaaaaatgaaaattctgtcattaattactcaccctcatgacgttctacactcgtaagaccttcattcatctttggaacacaaattaagatatttttgataaaatccaatggctcagtgaggcctgcattgacagcaagataattaacactttcaatgcccagaaagctactaaagacgtatttaaaacagtccatgtgactacagtggttcaaccttaaaattataaagcaatgagaataactgcttcatgaagctttaaagctttacgaatcttttatttcgtgactttggcagtttgatacgcgctctgaaccactgattcaaaacaaaagattcgtaaagcttcgaagcttcatgaatcagtgttttgaaatcacccatcactagatattgttgaataaagttgttttttggtgcacaaaaagtattcccatcgcttcataacattaaggttgaaccactgtagtcacatgaactgttttaaatatgtctttagtagctttctgggcattgaaagtgttttatTATCTTGCtagcaatgcaggcctcactgtgccatcggattttatcaaaaatatcttaatttgtgttccaaagatgaatgaaggtcttacgggtgagtaattaatgacagaatttttatttttgggtgaactaaccctttaagaagggagaggagaaagtgttttacccatttaaagggaaagttcacccaaaaatgaaaattttgtcatccaTTAGTCACCTTTAAGTTGTTCCAAgcctgtatgattttctttcttttgctgaacacaaaagaagttaAAGAATGTGGGTAgccagacagttgacggtagccattgacttccatagtatttttttttcttacaggtttggaacaacctaaatgatgacaaaaaaatgatttaaactatccttttaaagAAAATTCACTTCCCCTTTAAAATCCAGGTTAAAAGAAAATGCGAAAGTACATTTTAAGAGTCATTGCATGAGAAAATCAGGCAGGCGTATGAAGATTTGGGGCCACTTGgatataattattgttattagaAGTAACGTTTATGTTCAGTACTTTTAGATTtcattgtctgtgtgtgtgtgtgtgtgtttggctgTGTTGATCTATGCCATCGGACTATAACAACAATCACACGAGGACATATTTTAGACCTCCCAACTCAATGACAATATACAGAAACTTATGAACTTTAATGTACCttatgttgttttaaataatgAAGCATCGTTATGAAAAGAAATATATTCTACACacattattttgaatttttaatatacTACTGTAAATGAGTACAACTCTTATCTTTTTTTTAAGTCAGAGGTTCAAGcaccatattttattttattatattatatttgctGATTTGgtcttttcttttgattttcttCAGCATGCTTTTGGGTCAGAGATGGACATAAAAAACAGCatctgagagagagagtattGTTTGATAAAAAGCATCTAATGCCCTGGGCAAACTACTTAGTAAACTGTCTTTTAGAGTAAATGCTGGTCCCTTATATATCTGAATACTTCACTGTCGGCGTCTTCCCACTGAAAATCCCACTGCTGCATAAATATTCATGTAactatttcattatttttgccTAGTTCTCATGCAATGAAccataaaaattacatttgatttCTTTAGTGTGGCTTtagtatttgtttttaaatatatttacatatatttcacATCTAAATTGAAGCTTAAATTTAAAGATTAcacctgattaaaataaatctcTACTTTTATTCCATCTGAGTTAAATCCTTCTTTTTTAGACAACAAAGTCTTTGCCTTGTTAAATTCAAGGTCCATTTTATATCATACGCATGCATGTCCACCCTGTGCACATGTTTTTCCTGTCAAGTACTTCAGTATCACTTGTGCATAATGTTGGTTTGTCCAGGATCCGCTGTGCATAATATTTGGTCTATCAAAGCCTGTCCTCAGTCCAGGttagtttaaatatatattttgagtGTCTGAGTAAGTCATTTTTAGTATATCAGTGCAAATAGTGCTGTTTTGATGCATTTTGAATGGTTTTAGGGGATGTCAGGGGTAGTCAGTCGGTTCAGTGCAGTACATACTCTGTTTGTCAGTAGTTTTTTCGTGTGATTTCGGTGCGGTGATGTCAGTATCACAGAGCGCTAGGGTTTCTGAAATTGTGCCCGGCGAAACGAGCCTGATCACCCAGTTCTTCTTCAATCCTGTGAGGTAGAAAAAGAGACAGATTTGCAGAGATGGACATGGATTAATTATATGGGAACAGGAGGTGACGGAGAAAGAGCTAGAAGCCTGTAATCAGCAATGGTAATTATTGGTTCTTTTTGCGGCCACGTTTATTTCTGAGACAGGGGCTTTTTCAGCACAACAGTTATTCTGCAAGTtgagtcattttcatttttgaagcaCTTGTATGTGCTGATCCACAACTGAAATgaaagatttttacattttctgaagaaaatatgAATGATGTGTCCATGAAATAGTGGCACTACATTGTAAggatggttgccagggtgttgctatgtagttgctaTGGTGCTTTGAGTGTTTTTTTAGTTGCTAGGTGGCTGCTCATTGGCCAGTgggcaaccacctagcaatgtactaaaaagtaaaattaattaaataataataataaaattccAAACGCACCGAAAATATGTCTTTcattcaatggaagtctatgtgATTtttactatggaagcttgtttacACCAaagaatacaaaataaaaaaaagcaactgcacatttttttatctcacaatttggactttttacatctcacaattccga from Chanodichthys erythropterus isolate Z2021 chromosome 15, ASM2448905v1, whole genome shotgun sequence harbors:
- the tpi1a gene encoding triosephosphate isomerase A, with amino-acid sequence MSSRKFFVGGNWKMNGDKETLGELIMTLNTASLNDETEVVCGAPSIYLDYVRSKLDQRIGVAAQNCYKVPKGAFTGEISPAMIKDCGIDWVILGHSERRHVFGECDELIGQKVAHCLENDLGVIACIGEKLEEREAGTTDDVVFEQTKVIADNVKDWARVVLAYEPVWAIGTGKTATPDQAQEVHEKLRGWLRANVSDAVADSVRIIYGGSVTGGNCKELAAQADVDGFLVGGASLKPEFVDIINARS